The sequence GGTGCACGACTGGCTGCCCGTCTATGCCGGCGCCGAGCGGGTGCTGGAGCAGATGCTTCACCTGTTCCCCAACGCCGATCTGTTCAGTCTGATCGAATACTTACCGCCTGATCAGCGGGCCTTTTTGCAGGGGCGGTCGGTGCAAACGTCGTTCATTCAGCGGTTGCCCTTTGCTCGACGCGCCTACCGTTACTATTTGCCCCTGGCACCGCTGGCCATTGAGCAATTCGATCTGCGGGAATATGATCTGGTCATTTCGTCCAGCTATGTGGTGGCCAAAGGCGTGCTCACCACCGCGGATCAGCTCCATATCAGCTATGTGCATAGCCCGATTCGTTATGCCTGGGACCTGTACTTCCAGTACCTGAAGCAAGGGGGACTGGAGCGCGGGGTGCGTAGCTGGCTGGCGCGGATGATTCTGCACTACTTGCGGCTCTACGATGCCACAACCGCTACCCGACCAGATGTGCTGGTGGCCAACTCGCGTCATGTGGCCCGACGCATCTGGAAAATCTACCGGCGACGCGCCCGCGTCGTCTATCCCCCTGTTGACACGGCCTCGTTCCAGCCCGACGGAAACAAAGAGGACTACTATGTGACTGTTTCCCGGCTGGTGCCGTACAAGCGGGTGGATCTGATCGTGCAGGCGTTCGCCCGCATGCCGCAGCGCAAGCTCGTGGTCATTGGCGACGGGCCCGAGCGGGATCGGATTGCTCGGTTGGCTGCGCCAAACATCGAGTTGCTGGGCTATCAGCCGTTCGAGGTGATGCGCACCTACATGCAGCGAGCGCGTGCTTTTGTCTTTGCAGCCGAGGAAGACTTTGGCATTGTGCCGGTCGAAGCTATGGCGTGCGGTACGCCCGTGATTGCCTATGGCCGCGGCGGGGTGCGGGAGACAGTTGTTGAAGGGGAAACAGGGCTCTTCTTTTACGAACAGACCCCGGCGGCTCTGTGCGAGGCTGTTGAGCGCTTTGAACAGTTGGAGAAGACGTTGAGCGTGGAGCGCATTTGTCTGCAAGCCGAACGATTTTCGGTAGCCCGATTTCGGGAAGCGTTCGGTCGCCTGGTGGAACAGGCCTTTCGGCAGTTTTCGAAGCGTAAACAGAAAGCCAATCCTGAAATACCGGTATGAAGGAGCTGGTACTGACAGAGACGGGGGGAGACGGGCACAAAGGCATCTCGACAGTCCGGGTAGCGCCTGTGCGCAAGGCTACCTGGTCGCGTCCGGCACGCTACCGGCGTCTCTACCCGCGGCAGTTCCTGTCGGGACTGGCCCTGCTGGGGGCAGATTTGCTGATTTTGGGAGGCGTGACCCTGTTTCTGCAGGGATGGGGAGAGAAGGTGCTGGGGGATGTGTATCCCACGTTTGCGTTGGCTACGTGGGTAACAGCTGGCTTACTGGTGCTGGGGATTGGCATGCTGGGATGCTACAGCACGGTGGTCATGCATCCGGCTGCCGAGTTGCGGCGCCTGACAATCCTTACGGGATTGGTATATGCTTTGCCCGTAGGGAGCTTGCTGATTGCCGCGCCATTGCAGGCAGGGCATGCGACCTTACTGGGAGGAAGCTGGCTGGTGGCTGTCGTTACGGTGCCCATGGGGCATCTGTTTGCCCGGTTGCTGCTGGCTCGGACGGAATGGTGGGGCGTGCCGGTGCTGGTGATGGCGACGGGCGGCGCTGGAGAACTGGCGGTGCAAACGATGAGGCGCTGGCCTGAATTAGGATTGCGGCCTGTTGGCGTGCTGTCTGACCAGCATGTGGTTGGGGACAGGCTGGGGGACGTTCCCGTGGTGGGACGCATCCAGGATGCACCGCGGGCGGGCTCCGCTATGGCGTGCGCCATGCTATT comes from Rhodothermus profundi and encodes:
- a CDS encoding glycosyltransferase family 4 protein → MQVTGVRLNGAHYGKENGDAGCRVALVHDWLPVYAGAERVLEQMLHLFPNADLFSLIEYLPPDQRAFLQGRSVQTSFIQRLPFARRAYRYYLPLAPLAIEQFDLREYDLVISSSYVVAKGVLTTADQLHISYVHSPIRYAWDLYFQYLKQGGLERGVRSWLARMILHYLRLYDATTATRPDVLVANSRHVARRIWKIYRRRARVVYPPVDTASFQPDGNKEDYYVTVSRLVPYKRVDLIVQAFARMPQRKLVVIGDGPERDRIARLAAPNIELLGYQPFEVMRTYMQRARAFVFAAEEDFGIVPVEAMACGTPVIAYGRGGVRETVVEGETGLFFYEQTPAALCEAVERFEQLEKTLSVERICLQAERFSVARFREAFGRLVEQAFRQFSKRKQKANPEIPV
- a CDS encoding nucleoside-diphosphate sugar epimerase/dehydratase — protein: MKELVLTETGGDGHKGISTVRVAPVRKATWSRPARYRRLYPRQFLSGLALLGADLLILGGVTLFLQGWGEKVLGDVYPTFALATWVTAGLLVLGIGMLGCYSTVVMHPAAELRRLTILTGLVYALPVGSLLIAAPLQAGHATLLGGSWLVAVVTVPMGHLFARLLLARTEWWGVPVLVMATGGAGELAVQTMRRWPELGLRPVGVLSDQHVVGDRLGDVPVVGRIQDAPRAGSAMACAMLLWRSRARATGRCWTCWNVIAATSGSFLCCPKIPA